In Halovulum dunhuangense, one genomic interval encodes:
- a CDS encoding Twin-arginine translocation pathway signal, with product MNQAEARQGLTRRQLLSRSVAAGATFVVGSGWVAGSSGAWAMEVTALKPETMATLIQMARDIYPHDHVADEYYAVAVKGYDTADAAPGVEAGIAALDAAAQGKGFASYLDAGWERDRVDILRGMEASPFFQQIRGGLVTGLYNQKAVWPLFGYEGESYSLGGYIDRGFDDINWL from the coding sequence ATGAACCAAGCAGAAGCCAGGCAGGGGCTTACCCGCCGCCAGCTTCTGTCGCGCAGCGTCGCGGCAGGAGCTACCTTCGTCGTCGGATCCGGCTGGGTTGCCGGGTCCAGCGGCGCATGGGCCATGGAAGTCACCGCGCTCAAGCCCGAGACGATGGCGACCCTGATCCAGATGGCGCGCGACATCTATCCGCACGACCATGTCGCGGACGAGTACTATGCCGTGGCCGTGAAGGGCTATGACACCGCCGACGCAGCACCGGGCGTCGAGGCGGGCATCGCCGCGCTGGACGCCGCCGCCCAGGGCAAGGGCTTTGCCAGCTATCTCGATGCCGGCTGGGAACGGGACCGCGTCGACATCCTGCGCGGAATGGAAGCCAGTCCCTTCTTCCAGCAGATCCGCGGCGGTCTGGTGACAGGGCTCTACAACCAGAAGGCGGTCTGGCCGCTGTTCGGCTACGAGGGCGAAAGCTACTCGCTGGGCGGCTACATCGACCGCGGCTTCGACGACATCAACTGGCTCTGA